One Desulfurella sp. genomic region harbors:
- a CDS encoding NfeD family protein produces the protein CPIFIGIFIFVVFVVALGLRAQKLPVKTLENLVGKTGICKKPIKKDSPGQIEIEGEIWTAYSDSDIEIGQKVTVIKQESLKLFVKKEA, from the coding sequence ATGTCCTATTTTTATAGGTATTTTTATTTTTGTAGTATTTGTGGTTGCTCTTGGTTTAAGGGCCCAAAAACTTCCTGTGAAAACTTTGGAAAATCTTGTAGGTAAAACTGGCATATGCAAAAAACCGATTAAAAAAGATAGTCCAGGCCAAATTGAAATAGAAGGCGAAATATGGACAGCATATAGTGATTCTGATATAGAAATTGGCCAAAAAGTTACAGTAATTAAACAGGAATCATTAAAATTATTTGTAAAAAAGGAGGCATAA
- a CDS encoding slipin family protein — MESIVLIVVVIFLLIVILNSIRIVQEYDRAVIFRLGRAIGVKGPGLIILWPIIDSMAKVSLRINTLEVQPQDVITKDNITIKINAVVYFKVVNALNAVVQIKNYAYAVEQLAQTTLRSVCGQAELDKLLSEREKVNSEIQEILDKHTDAWGVKVTLVELKQIDLPQDMQRAMARQAEAERDRRAKIINADGEYQAAEKLNEAARIISQNPIALQLRYLQTLNEISSTNNTTTILPIPLDILREIGKSIAQKEQT, encoded by the coding sequence ATGGAAAGCATCGTGTTAATTGTTGTTGTTATTTTTTTATTAATTGTTATTTTAAACTCTATTCGTATTGTTCAAGAATACGATAGAGCAGTAATTTTTAGACTCGGGCGAGCAATTGGCGTTAAAGGACCTGGTTTGATAATACTTTGGCCAATTATTGACAGTATGGCAAAGGTTTCTTTAAGGATTAATACGCTGGAAGTGCAACCGCAAGATGTCATAACAAAGGATAATATAACAATTAAAATAAACGCCGTTGTATATTTTAAAGTAGTAAATGCTCTAAATGCTGTAGTTCAGATTAAAAATTACGCATATGCAGTAGAGCAGCTTGCACAAACCACATTAAGAAGTGTTTGTGGTCAGGCTGAGCTTGATAAATTGCTTTCAGAACGTGAAAAAGTCAATTCAGAAATCCAGGAAATTCTTGACAAACACACAGATGCCTGGGGTGTAAAAGTAACACTGGTTGAGTTAAAACAGATTGATTTACCACAGGATATGCAAAGAGCAATGGCACGCCAGGCTGAAGCAGAAAGAGATAGAAGGGCTAAAATTATTAACGCTGATGGTGAATATCAAGCAGCCGAAAAATTAAACGAAGCGGCACGTATTATATCACAAAATCCAATAGCTCTCCAGCTTAGATACCTTCAAACATTAAATGAGATTTCTTCTACAAATAATACAACTACGATTTTACCAATACCGCTTGATATATTAAGAGAAATTGGTAAATCCATTGCCCAAAAAGAGCAAACCTAA
- a CDS encoding nitroreductase — protein MTVIEAVKSRKSTRAFLDKPVDKEILYKLFDIARFAPSGHNVQPWEILVLTGKTKKQLSDALVEAVKSGVERQYDYIYEVKDMPQYIKDRRKACNTRVFEFKNLDPKDKVALQEHILENFRFFNAPVELLLLREKNLGENTFIDIGIMAQTIMLLALEFGLATCPKTSIAAYAPVIKKTLNIPDTKIVVMGISLGYPDNNAYINKLTMDRIAVEDFVTFYD, from the coding sequence ATGACTGTTATTGAAGCTGTAAAATCTAGAAAATCAACGCGGGCATTTTTGGACAAACCAGTTGACAAAGAAATACTCTATAAATTGTTTGATATTGCAAGGTTTGCTCCTTCAGGTCACAATGTTCAGCCATGGGAAATTCTAGTATTGACAGGAAAAACTAAAAAGCAATTAAGTGATGCTTTAGTAGAAGCTGTTAAAAGTGGCGTTGAAAGACAATACGATTATATCTACGAAGTCAAAGACATGCCCCAATACATAAAAGACAGGCGTAAAGCTTGCAACACAAGGGTATTTGAGTTTAAAAACTTAGATCCAAAAGATAAAGTTGCTTTACAAGAACACATATTGGAAAATTTCAGATTTTTCAATGCACCTGTAGAATTGCTTTTATTAAGAGAAAAAAATCTGGGTGAAAATACATTTATAGACATTGGCATTATGGCTCAAACAATTATGTTACTTGCTTTAGAGTTTGGTCTTGCCACTTGTCCAAAAACATCCATTGCTGCATATGCCCCGGTTATAAAGAAAACACTTAATATACCAGATACAAAAATTGTTGTTATGGGAATTTCATTGGGGTATCCAGATAATAATGCCTATATAAACAAATTAACCATGGATAGGATTGCCGTAGAAGATTTTGTAACATTTTATGATTAA
- a CDS encoding cupin domain-containing protein, producing the protein MKEFVKIEDLKFIEHPSNKNVKIGYILTHKDDNVDFTSAIVKIPKGQSIPEHTHNVYDIICPLSGKGTIWVENAGECELKKGVFVKVPPHTKHKIYNVEEDLEIYDIFSSFNL; encoded by the coding sequence ATGAAAGAATTTGTAAAAATTGAAGATTTAAAATTTATAGAGCACCCATCAAATAAAAATGTAAAAATAGGTTATATTTTGACACACAAAGATGATAATGTAGATTTTACAAGTGCTATTGTAAAAATACCTAAAGGTCAATCAATACCAGAGCATACGCATAATGTGTATGATATTATATGCCCTTTATCTGGAAAAGGCACAATATGGGTAGAAAACGCAGGTGAATGCGAGCTTAAAAAAGGTGTTTTTGTAAAAGTTCCACCACACACAAAACATAAGATTTATAATGTTGAAGAAGATTTAGAAATTTATGACATATTTAGTAGTTTCAATTTATAA
- a CDS encoding ATP-dependent DNA helicase RecG, producing the protein MLKTKQVLNSLETKILKFVHLKDYKSAAIYLKKENSVLKFDKCADWLLSKPVLKPHIEKIFNKKHIYCVWDLLLTKPLRNEHYTQITPIANAKDYACVQGSVVSKQTGNPYTIVIDDGYERLDCKWFNLNQFLKHILKNIKVGSRVVCEGKITEFGLFKQMHHPRIKPFSQFKPHIDVIYPSFGNLKNTTVKKIIEQYLSLSPKPPYDFLPYTIIARNNLPFLSEVFDALHVKSTYDEKIEKRLKYEELFLMQLGLALQEHDKTNESISIEFDEDFLQKIEKKLAFELTIDQKKAINMILNDMRYAKASSRLLQGDVGSGKTIVALICALAVLKNNYQVCIMSPTTSLAEQTFTVAKKFLEDEGFNVGLLVSTTKKKNELYQAVKDFKIHCLIGTHALLNEKLEFSNLGFLVIDEQHRFGVDQRRILSSKGKSAYMLIMSATPIPRSLAFAIYGKTKVVEIHTMPKNRKAVHTIHLYKKSEDKAFLHAREEILKKHQVYIVFALIEESESKVDFDSLMGSYEDIKNKYFGEFKCAFLHSNIKSAQKEKIFYDFVHGKIDCLMSTTVIEVGIDNPNATVMIIENAENYGLAQLHQLRGRVGRSDLDSFCYLITKDRISSLAKRRIDVLLSTNDGFEIAKQDLILRGMGEIYSTRQHGLPDLEFADILNDRELLEKAQSDIYELLSLKYPLSNGLIKMVEHKWQKKFSFARVI; encoded by the coding sequence ATGCTTAAAACAAAACAAGTATTAAACTCGCTTGAAACTAAAATTCTTAAATTTGTACATTTAAAAGATTACAAAAGCGCTGCGATCTATTTAAAAAAAGAAAATTCAGTGCTTAAGTTTGATAAATGTGCCGATTGGCTTTTATCAAAACCCGTTTTAAAACCACATATAGAAAAAATTTTTAATAAAAAACATATCTATTGTGTTTGGGATTTGCTGCTAACAAAACCTTTACGAAACGAGCATTATACTCAAATAACACCTATTGCAAATGCAAAAGATTATGCTTGTGTGCAGGGAAGTGTTGTATCAAAACAAACCGGAAATCCATACACAATAGTAATCGATGATGGCTATGAAAGGCTTGATTGTAAATGGTTTAATCTTAATCAGTTTTTAAAACACATACTCAAAAATATAAAAGTAGGCTCACGCGTAGTTTGCGAAGGGAAAATAACAGAGTTTGGACTTTTTAAACAAATGCATCATCCCCGTATAAAGCCATTTAGTCAATTTAAACCCCACATTGATGTAATTTATCCTTCGTTTGGAAATCTCAAAAATACAACGGTTAAAAAAATTATTGAGCAATATTTATCTTTATCGCCAAAGCCACCTTATGATTTTTTGCCTTATACAATAATTGCTAGAAATAATTTGCCATTTTTGAGCGAAGTATTTGATGCTTTGCATGTTAAAAGCACTTATGATGAAAAAATAGAAAAGCGTTTAAAGTATGAAGAGCTTTTTTTGATGCAGCTTGGACTTGCTTTGCAAGAGCATGATAAAACAAATGAATCAATAAGTATTGAGTTTGATGAGGATTTTTTACAAAAAATAGAAAAAAAGTTAGCATTTGAGCTTACAATTGATCAAAAAAAAGCGATCAATATGATTTTAAACGATATGCGTTATGCCAAAGCTTCATCAAGATTGCTACAAGGCGATGTGGGTTCTGGCAAAACTATAGTGGCATTAATTTGCGCTTTGGCTGTATTGAAAAACAATTACCAGGTTTGTATAATGTCTCCAACCACAAGCCTTGCAGAACAAACATTTACAGTTGCAAAAAAGTTTTTAGAGGATGAGGGATTTAATGTAGGTTTGCTTGTCAGTACAACAAAGAAAAAAAATGAACTTTATCAAGCAGTTAAAGATTTTAAAATTCATTGTTTGATCGGAACGCACGCTTTGCTAAACGAAAAGCTTGAGTTTAGTAATTTGGGTTTTTTGGTGATTGACGAACAGCACCGCTTTGGTGTTGATCAAAGAAGAATTCTCTCAAGTAAAGGTAAAAGTGCATATATGTTAATAATGAGCGCAACACCTATACCAAGGAGTTTGGCTTTCGCAATTTACGGCAAAACAAAAGTTGTTGAAATACACACAATGCCAAAAAACAGAAAAGCGGTTCATACAATTCACCTTTATAAAAAGTCTGAAGATAAAGCCTTTTTGCATGCAAGAGAAGAGATATTAAAAAAACATCAGGTTTATATCGTATTTGCTTTAATAGAAGAATCTGAGTCAAAAGTTGATTTTGATTCATTAATGGGAAGCTATGAAGATATAAAAAATAAATACTTTGGTGAATTTAAATGCGCTTTTTTGCACTCAAACATAAAAAGTGCCCAAAAAGAAAAAATTTTTTACGATTTTGTCCATGGCAAAATTGATTGCCTGATGAGCACAACTGTAATTGAAGTGGGTATAGACAACCCAAATGCTACAGTTATGATAATTGAAAATGCAGAAAATTATGGGCTTGCCCAGCTTCATCAGCTTAGGGGAAGGGTGGGAAGAAGCGATCTGGATTCATTTTGTTATTTAATTACAAAAGATAGAATATCTTCATTGGCAAAAAGGCGTATTGATGTGTTGCTTTCTACAAACGATGGCTTTGAAATAGCAAAGCAAGATTTAATTTTGCGAGGGATGGGTGAAATTTACTCAACAAGGCAACATGGTTTGCCAGATTTGGAATTTGCTGATATACTAAATGATAGAGAACTATTAGAAAAAGCCCAAAGTGATATTTATGAGCTTTTGAGCCTAAAGTATCCATTAAGTAATGGACTGATCAAGATGGTAGAGCACAAGTGGCAGAAAAAATTTTCTTTTGCGAGGGTAATATGA
- a CDS encoding acyl CoA:acetate/3-ketoacid CoA transferase: MGHGKVVNVSDALSVIKDGDVVAISGFNLSTAPEYLILELFEQYKKTGHPNNLFIISDTLPAVPDRGLDKVFSELYQDKNQTFIRGVLMPFIGWSPALMKMTLENRIEVYSFAIGTTSYWFREVASNRPGLLTKVGLGTFLDPRIDGGASNDIAKEKKTCKVDVLNINGEEWLLYQAPTPDVTLIRGTTADEDGNISMEEEGIYGTVLNMAQAAKALPNQGKVICQVKYVARKDTIPTREVIVPAPLVDYVVVAPDAEKYHKLSGSYVYDPRLAGHVKAKKTKELEELLPAPDQIRDRIAAGRVLIEVMRTAAKLKKPLFGNLGIGIPVYVSWLAGELGLSNLLALTVEPGPIGGIALVGPDFGVAISPQALIPMPDMFTNYEGGIIDFASLGFMEIDPKGNLNPSYSSTRVSGPGGFPVISAGSPRTFFAGGFTAGKFDIDASKGKLIIKNDGNILKFNEKIVKIVFSGPQAVKAKKEIIYVTERAVFGLNENGLILKEIAPGIDLEKDILAKMSFKPQIAEKLETMPECLFHQSLDPLKEYVDDILEEAGLL, encoded by the coding sequence ATGGGTCACGGAAAAGTTGTAAATGTTTCCGACGCATTAAGCGTTATCAAAGATGGCGATGTTGTAGCTATCTCTGGATTTAATCTCTCAACCGCGCCAGAGTATCTCATCTTGGAGCTGTTTGAACAGTACAAAAAAACAGGTCATCCAAACAATCTTTTTATCATCTCAGACACACTCCCAGCTGTACCAGATAGAGGTCTTGATAAAGTTTTTTCAGAACTTTACCAGGATAAAAATCAAACTTTTATAAGAGGCGTTTTAATGCCTTTTATTGGTTGGTCGCCTGCTTTAATGAAAATGACACTTGAAAACAGAATAGAAGTGTATTCTTTTGCCATTGGAACAACTTCTTATTGGTTTAGAGAAGTTGCAAGCAACAGACCAGGATTATTAACAAAAGTTGGTCTTGGAACTTTTTTGGATCCTAGAATTGATGGGGGTGCATCAAATGATATTGCAAAAGAGAAAAAAACCTGCAAAGTAGATGTGTTAAATATTAATGGTGAAGAGTGGCTTCTATATCAAGCACCAACACCAGATGTAACACTTATTAGAGGCACAACAGCAGATGAAGATGGCAATATTTCAATGGAAGAAGAAGGCATCTATGGCACAGTGCTTAATATGGCACAGGCCGCAAAAGCTCTTCCAAACCAAGGCAAAGTTATTTGTCAGGTTAAGTATGTGGCCAGAAAAGATACCATACCAACAAGAGAAGTAATTGTTCCAGCTCCACTTGTAGACTATGTTGTTGTAGCTCCAGATGCAGAAAAATATCACAAACTCTCTGGTAGCTATGTATATGATCCAAGGCTAGCTGGACATGTAAAAGCCAAAAAAACAAAAGAACTCGAAGAACTCCTGCCTGCACCAGATCAAATAAGGGATAGGATTGCAGCCGGTAGAGTTTTGATTGAAGTGATGAGAACAGCAGCAAAATTGAAAAAACCTTTGTTTGGTAACTTAGGTATAGGCATACCTGTGTATGTTTCATGGCTTGCTGGCGAGTTGGGACTTAGCAATTTACTTGCTTTAACAGTTGAGCCAGGTCCAATTGGCGGTATAGCTTTAGTTGGACCAGATTTTGGCGTTGCTATATCACCACAGGCTTTGATTCCTATGCCTGATATGTTTACAAATTATGAAGGTGGCATAATAGACTTTGCTTCACTTGGTTTTATGGAAATAGATCCAAAAGGCAATCTAAACCCATCATACAGCTCTACAAGGGTATCAGGCCCGGGCGGTTTTCCTGTAATTAGTGCAGGTTCGCCTAGAACATTCTTTGCTGGTGGTTTTACTGCTGGCAAATTTGATATAGATGCTTCCAAAGGAAAATTGATAATAAAGAATGATGGAAATATATTAAAGTTTAATGAAAAGATAGTAAAAATTGTATTCAGCGGTCCACAAGCAGTAAAAGCAAAAAAAGAAATTATCTATGTAACAGAAAGAGCAGTATTTGGTTTAAATGAAAACGGTCTTATACTAAAAGAAATTGCACCGGGTATTGACCTTGAAAAAGATATCTTAGCAAAAATGAGCTTTAAACCTCAAATTGCAGAAAAACTTGAAACAATGCCAGAATGCTTGTTCCACCAAAGCTTAGATCCATTAAAAGAATACGTGGATGATATACTCGAAGAAGCTGGTCTTTTATAA
- the pilB gene encoding type IV-A pilus assembly ATPase PilB: MSLIGQLLLNNQKITQEQLKQAILEQEKTNKRLGEILKERNLITDEDIADVLSKQFNLKRVNLGSISIDKSALSVIKEDIAKERLILPFAKTNNELHIAVVDPTENTYLIDEIRFKTGIKKVVLYITTPQDIINAINTSYTVYNKLEEFVKNLPQIQTIEEIKEETQTIIEENDPPLIKLVNSIIENAIIARASDIHIEPFENSLRIRYRIDGKNIEAMNLPKQFALSIVSRIKIMSHLDIAEKRLPQDGRIKLKVAGKEIDLRVSTIPVSFGEKCVMRILDSTSIKVKLNDLGFEPEDLEKYIKAAKSPHGIILVTGPTGSGKSTTLYATLNLLNNISVNILTAEDPIEYNLEGINQLQVNEEIGLTFAKALRSFLRQDPDIIMVGEIRDAETADIAIRAALTGHLVLSTLHTNDAPSAIARLIDMGIAPYLLSSSLRLILAQRLVRKICESCKTIYEPEPALIKDLGFDNLETTFYHGKGCAFCNNTGYKGRIAIYEVMPIDEQIRKAIISGANTDEIKKIAITNGMQTLRQSGIKKVLDGITTIDEVLEVTI; this comes from the coding sequence GTGTCTTTAATTGGACAGTTATTACTAAATAACCAGAAAATAACACAAGAACAACTAAAACAAGCTATACTAGAACAAGAAAAAACTAACAAACGTTTAGGTGAAATTTTAAAAGAACGCAATTTAATAACAGATGAAGATATTGCTGATGTTTTGAGCAAACAATTTAACTTAAAAAGAGTCAATTTAGGCAGTATTTCAATTGATAAGTCCGCTTTATCAGTCATAAAAGAAGATATTGCAAAAGAGCGTTTAATTTTACCTTTTGCAAAAACAAATAACGAACTTCACATAGCTGTGGTGGACCCTACAGAAAATACTTATTTAATAGATGAAATTAGATTTAAAACAGGTATTAAAAAAGTAGTTTTATATATTACAACGCCACAGGATATAATAAACGCTATAAATACAAGTTATACAGTGTATAATAAACTTGAAGAATTTGTAAAAAACCTGCCACAGATACAAACTATAGAAGAAATTAAAGAAGAAACCCAAACTATTATAGAAGAAAACGATCCGCCTTTAATTAAATTGGTTAATTCGATTATTGAAAATGCTATTATTGCAAGGGCTTCCGATATACATATCGAACCTTTTGAAAACAGTTTAAGGATCCGATATAGAATCGATGGGAAAAATATAGAAGCAATGAATTTGCCAAAACAGTTTGCCCTGAGTATTGTTTCAAGAATCAAAATCATGTCTCACTTAGATATTGCAGAAAAAAGACTTCCTCAGGATGGCAGAATAAAGCTTAAGGTAGCAGGAAAAGAAATTGATTTAAGAGTTTCTACCATACCTGTGTCTTTTGGAGAAAAATGTGTTATGAGAATTTTAGACTCAACCAGTATAAAAGTCAAGTTAAATGATTTAGGTTTTGAGCCTGAAGATTTAGAAAAATATATAAAAGCAGCTAAATCTCCTCATGGTATTATTTTAGTTACAGGACCAACAGGTTCTGGTAAATCAACCACGCTTTATGCTACACTAAATTTGCTAAACAACATTAGTGTAAATATATTAACAGCAGAAGATCCAATAGAGTATAATTTGGAAGGCATAAATCAGCTTCAGGTTAACGAAGAAATTGGTTTGACTTTTGCAAAAGCTTTGCGTTCATTTTTAAGACAGGATCCAGATATTATTATGGTTGGAGAAATTAGAGATGCAGAAACTGCAGATATTGCGATTAGAGCTGCACTAACAGGTCATTTGGTATTATCTACGCTTCATACAAATGATGCACCAAGTGCCATAGCAAGGCTTATAGATATGGGAATAGCCCCTTATTTGCTATCTTCGTCGCTGAGGCTTATTCTTGCACAAAGGCTTGTTAGAAAGATTTGTGAATCTTGTAAGACCATATATGAACCCGAGCCAGCATTAATAAAAGATTTAGGATTTGATAATCTTGAAACTACCTTCTACCATGGCAAAGGATGTGCTTTTTGTAACAATACAGGCTATAAAGGCAGAATAGCAATATATGAAGTTATGCCAATAGACGAACAGATAAGAAAGGCAATAATTTCTGGTGCAAATACAGATGAAATAAAAAAAATAGCAATTACTAATGGTATGCAGACACTAAGGCAAAGTGGTATTAAAAAAGTTCTTGATGGTATCACTACAATTGATGAAGTTCTTGAAGTAACAATTTAA
- a CDS encoding MogA/MoaB family molybdenum cofactor biosynthesis protein, translating to MKFAIITLSDKGYAKEREDVTGPALIDFIQKNLDFMELSYYKIIPDDKDMLKKELLDLCEANIDLVVTNGSTGIAPRDIAPDVTQELIEKRLWGFEEAMRLKSFEKTPTAIVSRACVGTRKNTLIINLPGSPKAAIENIGFIYKAIEHTIKKLQGDQTPCAGAV from the coding sequence ATGAAATTTGCTATTATTACACTATCTGATAAAGGTTATGCCAAAGAAAGAGAAGATGTGACAGGACCGGCTTTGATAGATTTTATTCAAAAAAATTTAGATTTTATGGAGTTATCATACTATAAAATAATACCAGATGATAAAGATATGCTTAAAAAAGAACTTTTAGATCTTTGTGAAGCAAATATTGATCTTGTTGTAACTAACGGTTCAACTGGTATAGCTCCGCGCGATATTGCACCTGATGTTACACAGGAATTAATAGAAAAAAGACTTTGGGGTTTTGAAGAAGCAATGCGCTTAAAAAGTTTTGAAAAAACACCTACGGCTATTGTTTCAAGAGCATGCGTGGGCACAAGAAAGAACACGCTTATTATAAACTTGCCAGGCAGTCCAAAGGCAGCAATTGAAAATATTGGTTTTATATACAAAGCTATAGAACATACAATAAAAAAACTACAAGGTGATCAAACGCCTTGTGCAGGTGCAGTATGA
- a CDS encoding Nramp family divalent metal transporter has product MKRDFKTLFLSFLAVFGPGFIVMIADMDAGSITTAFVSGAKYGYSLIPLQILLIPLLYIVQEIASRLGCVTSKGHGELIREYFGEKWAAFSTILLLIVVFSALLTEFSGIAASSEIVGIPKDYLIITSAVLLVLVALSGKYKRAENIAIVFSLVSFAFIPAAIMSHPNYSEIAKSFSLAQPFNNKNYLFLIAANVGAVIMPWMIYYQQSATVEKRLQACDIKFAKWDTLIGSFATQILMIVVIILGASVLYREHISPDNAYNFALALVPIAGKYSALLFAIGLYASSILAAFVVSMSFAWASGETWNFGHSLNANFKQEKLFYLIYIALVALSAIIILIPGIPLVKIMVDVEAFNGFVLPIVIGFLIALASSKKILKNYSYSKAYISIVALLALAIIALGIYSVVV; this is encoded by the coding sequence ATGAAAAGAGATTTTAAAACATTGTTTTTATCTTTTTTAGCTGTATTTGGACCAGGCTTTATAGTTATGATAGCAGATATGGATGCAGGTTCAATTACAACCGCTTTTGTGTCAGGTGCAAAATATGGTTACAGTCTTATACCTTTACAGATACTGCTTATACCCTTATTATATATAGTACAGGAAATTGCATCAAGACTAGGATGTGTTACAAGCAAGGGACACGGCGAACTTATAAGAGAATATTTTGGTGAAAAATGGGCTGCTTTTTCTACTATTTTATTGCTTATTGTGGTTTTTAGTGCACTTTTAACAGAGTTTTCTGGTATTGCAGCAAGTTCAGAAATTGTTGGCATACCAAAGGACTATCTTATTATTACAAGCGCAGTGTTGCTAGTTCTTGTTGCTCTAAGCGGAAAATATAAGCGTGCAGAAAATATCGCTATTGTTTTTTCTTTGGTTTCTTTTGCTTTTATACCTGCTGCCATAATGTCTCATCCAAATTATTCAGAAATAGCAAAAAGTTTTAGTTTAGCTCAACCTTTTAATAACAAAAATTACCTTTTTCTTATAGCTGCAAATGTAGGTGCAGTAATCATGCCTTGGATGATTTACTACCAACAAAGTGCAACAGTAGAAAAACGTTTACAAGCTTGCGATATAAAATTTGCAAAATGGGATACATTGATCGGTAGTTTTGCAACACAAATTTTAATGATTGTAGTAATCATACTGGGCGCCTCTGTACTTTATAGAGAGCATATTTCACCTGATAATGCTTATAATTTTGCTTTGGCTTTGGTACCAATTGCGGGGAAATACAGTGCATTGCTGTTTGCTATTGGGTTGTATGCTTCAAGTATTTTAGCTGCATTTGTCGTTTCTATGTCATTTGCCTGGGCATCTGGTGAAACCTGGAATTTTGGTCACTCTTTAAACGCCAATTTCAAGCAAGAAAAACTGTTTTACTTAATATATATTGCTTTAGTTGCTCTAAGCGCCATCATAATTCTAATACCTGGAATACCACTTGTAAAGATTATGGTTGATGTAGAAGCTTTTAATGGTTTTGTACTACCAATTGTTATAGGTTTTTTAATAGCGCTTGCAAGCAGCAAAAAAATACTCAAAAATTATTCATATTCTAAAGCCTATATTAGCATAGTCGCACTTCTTGCTTTAGCAATTATAGCGTTAGGGATATATTCTGTTGTTGTGTAA
- a CDS encoding nitrilase-related carbon-nitrogen hydrolase, giving the protein MKISVAQMQVIEGNMEKNYETSLDMIQKAKLNGSNLVLFPELFLSGFDYTNLDKLSRLSPKYIDKLLEESKNIAICGTFLENIDNKIYNTFYCLYERKVLFKYSKIKLFEVTKEDYYFKAGNKSGPNTFDLFGIKFGVCICFELRFPEILRKAALNGAQVLLVSAIWPIERLHAWQSLSCARAIENQAFVVTCNANDRSGKWMCAGHSSVYDPNGLLLECALDCTTLKSVVFDPEYSRKIQKEFPSLIRAYDLNCMGEKI; this is encoded by the coding sequence ATGAAAATAAGTGTAGCTCAAATGCAAGTTATTGAAGGCAATATGGAAAAAAATTATGAAACTTCTTTGGATATGATACAAAAAGCTAAATTAAATGGAAGCAATCTTGTGCTTTTTCCTGAACTTTTTTTGTCTGGGTTTGATTATACAAATTTAGATAAACTATCAAGACTTTCACCAAAATATATCGATAAATTGCTTGAGGAATCAAAAAATATTGCAATTTGCGGTACTTTTTTGGAAAATATTGACAATAAAATATACAATACTTTTTACTGTTTATACGAAAGAAAAGTTTTATTTAAGTACTCGAAAATCAAGTTATTTGAAGTAACAAAAGAAGACTATTATTTTAAAGCTGGCAATAAAAGTGGGCCAAATACATTTGATTTGTTTGGTATCAAATTTGGGGTATGTATATGTTTTGAGTTACGTTTTCCAGAAATTTTAAGAAAAGCAGCACTTAATGGTGCACAAGTTTTGCTTGTGAGTGCAATCTGGCCTATTGAGAGACTACATGCATGGCAGAGTTTGTCATGTGCAAGGGCAATTGAAAATCAGGCGTTTGTTGTAACTTGCAATGCAAATGATAGATCTGGTAAATGGATGTGTGCAGGACATTCAAGCGTTTATGATCCAAATGGTTTACTTCTTGAGTGTGCTTTGGATTGTACAACTTTAAAAAGTGTTGTTTTTGATCCTGAATATTCACGCAAAATTCAAAAAGAATTTCCAAGTTTAATTAGAGCATATGATTTGAATTGTATGGGGGAAAAAATATGA